A window of the Megalopta genalis isolate 19385.01 chromosome 2, iyMegGena1_principal, whole genome shotgun sequence genome harbors these coding sequences:
- the LOC117223458 gene encoding uncharacterized protein LOC117223458 isoform X2 produces MDRRRMNLVCQCLLFFVCVSYASTGSNRPGVDTIPLEESESVTNFEALTAPQAYRHPRAYRRGHDEDEYDHDHDHHEEEEHKEMKAIGEGKVDYWGGYYDFLINEGSYKFWAVFQLATAALLIYSGFAALYYAKVNPPTTVDEFDDIFRRRRRRSTPLQPREMPFCGLDSVTFQRIVDALAREFH; encoded by the exons ATGG ATAGAAGGCGAATGAATTTAGTCTGCCAGTGTCTTTTGTTCTTCGTCTGTGTCTCTTATGCCTCGACCGGTAGCAATCGTCCCGGAGTCGATACGATACCGTTGGAGGAAAGCGAGTCTGTGACAAACTTCGAGGCTCTTACGGCTCCGCAAGCATACAG ACATCCGAGGGCGTATCGACGTGGTCACGATGAAGACGAGTACGATCATGATCACGATCATCACGAGGAAGAGGAACACAAAGAGATGAAGGCAATAGGGGAAGGGAAAGTTGACTATTGGGGCGGCTATTACGACTTCCTTATCAACGAGGGTAGTTACAAGTTTTGGGCCGTTTTCCAG CTTGCGACCGCTGCTCTCCTGATCTACAGCGGTTTCGCGGCGCTCTACTACGCCAAGGTGAACCCTCCGACCACCGTCGACGAGTTCGACGACATATTCCGTCGCCGACGGAGAAGATCGACCCCCCTCCAGCCCCGGGAGATGCCGTTTTGCGGTCTGGACAGCGTCACGTTTCAGAGGATAGTCGACGCGCTAGCGAGGGAATTTCACTGA
- the LOC117223458 gene encoding uncharacterized protein LOC117223458 isoform X1: protein MAYSGAFISDISDRRRMNLVCQCLLFFVCVSYASTGSNRPGVDTIPLEESESVTNFEALTAPQAYRHPRAYRRGHDEDEYDHDHDHHEEEEHKEMKAIGEGKVDYWGGYYDFLINEGSYKFWAVFQLATAALLIYSGFAALYYAKVNPPTTVDEFDDIFRRRRRRSTPLQPREMPFCGLDSVTFQRIVDALAREFH from the exons atggCGTATTCCGGCGCCTTTATTTCCGACATTTCAGATAGAAGGCGAATGAATTTAGTCTGCCAGTGTCTTTTGTTCTTCGTCTGTGTCTCTTATGCCTCGACCGGTAGCAATCGTCCCGGAGTCGATACGATACCGTTGGAGGAAAGCGAGTCTGTGACAAACTTCGAGGCTCTTACGGCTCCGCAAGCATACAG ACATCCGAGGGCGTATCGACGTGGTCACGATGAAGACGAGTACGATCATGATCACGATCATCACGAGGAAGAGGAACACAAAGAGATGAAGGCAATAGGGGAAGGGAAAGTTGACTATTGGGGCGGCTATTACGACTTCCTTATCAACGAGGGTAGTTACAAGTTTTGGGCCGTTTTCCAG CTTGCGACCGCTGCTCTCCTGATCTACAGCGGTTTCGCGGCGCTCTACTACGCCAAGGTGAACCCTCCGACCACCGTCGACGAGTTCGACGACATATTCCGTCGCCGACGGAGAAGATCGACCCCCCTCCAGCCCCGGGAGATGCCGTTTTGCGGTCTGGACAGCGTCACGTTTCAGAGGATAGTCGACGCGCTAGCGAGGGAATTTCACTGA